Genomic window (Achromobacter sp. B7):
GGTTGTCCTGCAACTGCTGGCGCGCTTGCGGCGGCAAGGCCTGCAATTGCCGCAGCAGCTCATCGCGATCCACGCGTACGGCGCCCAGCGTCGCGATGGCCGTGGCCGGTTGGGGCTGGGGCGAGTTTGCTTGCGGCTTGGCGGTGGCGTTGGCGGATGGCGTGGCGGTGGCTGCCGTGGCGGCGAGCGTTCGGGCCTTCGCCGAGCCGGGTGCGGGAGCGGGGGCCGCCGCCGATGCAGGAGCGGCGGCCGCAGCCGTGGGCGACGCCTCGCTGCTTTGCGCATCCTTGCCGCGCATCAACGCAACGGCGCCCGCCAGCACGGCGATCAGCAACACCGCCGCCGTGACGCGCAGCGGTTTGTTGGCGGTCAGGGTCTGGTTCATGGTTCTATCCCTTCAGGCAATCCACGTTACGCAGTCGCCAACGAGTCGGCCGGCGTTTCCAACGCATTGACGTCCCCCTGCGGCGACGCATTGGCGCGCAGGAACAGCAGGAACTCTTGCAGCAAGCGGTCCCACAATTCCGTCGTGGCGCGCAGATACGATTCCGACACGCCGCCCGCCACGATCACGTCCAGCTCCAGCACCAGGAACACGCCTTGCACCGTCAGCCGGGCAAAGCGCTTTTCCACGTTCCAGCGCTCTGCCAGGCCGGCGGGCACGTCACCCTGCACGCGCAGCGCGCAGCTCAGCGTGTAGTCCAGAAAATGCCCGTCCTCTTGGGCGGGGTTGCCCATGCGGGCGGCAAAACCCACGCCCTGGCTGGCGCTTAGCAACTGCACCATGCCGTTCTGCTCGGACAGCGTGACGCGGTAGCCCACGGATTGCAGCAACGCTTGCAGGCGTTCGGCATCGACATCAAGAATCAAGCTGGTTTCGGTCATTCTTAGGGTCCTGAAAAATGGGGAAGCAATCGGAGGAAGCAATTCGGGCAAGCAAGGCTACGGGCGCGACGTTGCAGCGGCTTGACTGCCAGCCACCTGCGCGTCGTACAGCTGATCGCCATAGGCCTGCGCCTGCTCTTCGAACTGCACGCGGGCCTTGCCGGCAAAGGGCTGCTTGATGGCCAGGATGTCGCCCGTGCTGATGCCTTCGTAGGCGTTCAGAATTTCTTTGCCCGCCTCGTACATCTGGCGGTTCTTGGCCACGCAGGTCTTGATGTCCGCATCGCGCAGCGCCACCGTGCGGGCCAGCGCGGCGCGCTCCGCTTCCTTGGCGCGCGACAAGGTCAAGAGCTCGTCGTACGCGCCCTTGAACTTGCCCAGCTGTGCCTGGCTGGCCGCGACTTGCGACTGCGCGGCTTGCGCCACGGCGTCCTGTTGCCCGGCAAGCTTTTCGGCCTGGCCACGGGTCTTGGCCAACTGCGCGCGCAGCGACTCCAGTTCTTTCTGCGCCGCGTCGCGTTGCGTTTCCGCCGCCGTCTTGGCCGCGTTGATCTGCGCCTGCTCGCTTTGCAGCTGCTGTAGCTGCTGCGTGGTGCTGCGCAGCTGCGCGCGCAGGCGCTCTTCCATGCTTTCGGCCCGCGCGCCGCCCGCCACGCTCAAGCCGGCCGCGCACAAGGCCACGGCCGCCGCCAAGCGCCGCCCGCGTCCCGTCGTGGCCGCGTGGCGGGATTCATCCCAAACGGTATGCATGTCCATGGCCTTAGAACCTGGCGTTGATTTCAAACTGCATCGTGTCGATGGCCAAGGGCGGACCGTAGATCTCCTTGGTGCTCATCCAGCGGAACACGCCATACACGTTCTTTTCGAACGCGTAGCCCGCCCCGATGTAGTAGCCGCGCGCGTTGGTGCCGCCCTGGTGGAACGACGAATCGTTGTAGGCGTCGGGCAGCGCGTCCGGCTGGATGTACTTGTAGCCAACAAAGGCCAGCCAATCGCCCTTGTCCTTCAGGTCATACGAGCGCCCCAGCGTGGCTTGCAGCATCCAGGCGTTGGGGCCGCTTTCGATATCGCCGTTGTCGCCGAAGTTATTGACGATGTAGCCTTGCGAGCGGCTTGCCATCTTGCTCTTGCTGTAGGCCAGGTTACGGATGTAGTTACCGTTCAGGCGCAGGCCCAGGCCGTCGAACACGCGCGTGTCCCAACGCAGGTTCAGGTCCAGCAGATCGAACTTGGACGCCAGGCCCACGTATTGCGGCTGCGGCGTGTCGGCCGGGT
Coding sequences:
- a CDS encoding YbjN domain-containing protein, producing the protein MTETSLILDVDAERLQALLQSVGYRVTLSEQNGMVQLLSASQGVGFAARMGNPAQEDGHFLDYTLSCALRVQGDVPAGLAERWNVEKRFARLTVQGVFLVLELDVIVAGGVSESYLRATTELWDRLLQEFLLFLRANASPQGDVNALETPADSLATA
- a CDS encoding DNA repair protein, coding for MHTVWDESRHAATTGRGRRLAAAVALCAAGLSVAGGARAESMEERLRAQLRSTTQQLQQLQSEQAQINAAKTAAETQRDAAQKELESLRAQLAKTRGQAEKLAGQQDAVAQAAQSQVAASQAQLGKFKGAYDELLTLSRAKEAERAALARTVALRDADIKTCVAKNRQMYEAGKEILNAYEGISTGDILAIKQPFAGKARVQFEEQAQAYGDQLYDAQVAGSQAAATSRP